One Staphylococcus ratti DNA segment encodes these proteins:
- the kdpA gene encoding potassium-transporting ATPase subunit KdpA, whose protein sequence is MASWFILITLFLITSTLIGWYLYYIYFNYNGFLYVRYAKLEHTLAKLLRLKYKPQSAKDYLKSLLVTNGIAALICYVILRTQHGLWLNPNHIDNMSPDLAFNTVISFITNTNLQHYAGEANLSYFSQMTVITFLMFLSAASGFCIALAFIRRMIGNQDAIGSFNSDLIKFITLVLLPLSCIINLLLMHNGVIQTFSKNIQFETIDHKIQALAFGPVASLESIKHLGTNGGGFFGANSSMPFENPTLMTNMLEMMSMMMIPGAVFVLFGIVLFKKHLPSKKQAFYFIGLLLAIFTLFFIVHVSAEHMGNPHIPGANMEGKETRFGITQSALFTSVTTSFTTGTVDAMHDSLTALGGMVPLILMMINAVFGGSGVGFLNFMTYVLLTLFIAGLMIGRTPQLFGKRMESKEMTLVSIILIIHPLIVLVFSSIALSFPDAMAAITNPSEHGISQILYEYTSASANNGSGFEGLKDNTTFWNITTGLAMFLGRYPAMILQLFIASLLVRKPLQNTANEMAIDTPIFNVLLVVIILTISALTFLPGLVLGPIGEYLTS, encoded by the coding sequence ATGGCTAGCTGGTTCATTTTAATCACTTTATTTCTTATTACATCAACGCTTATAGGCTGGTATCTCTACTATATTTATTTTAACTACAATGGTTTTCTCTATGTGCGTTATGCCAAATTAGAACATACACTCGCCAAGTTATTGCGACTGAAATACAAGCCACAATCCGCTAAAGATTACCTGAAAAGCTTACTCGTTACAAATGGGATTGCGGCGCTCATTTGTTATGTCATATTACGAACGCAACATGGCTTGTGGCTTAATCCAAACCATATTGACAATATGTCTCCGGATTTGGCATTTAATACTGTCATTTCTTTTATTACGAACACGAACTTACAACATTATGCTGGAGAAGCGAATTTAAGTTATTTTTCTCAAATGACAGTCATTACATTTTTAATGTTCCTATCAGCGGCTTCAGGGTTCTGTATCGCACTCGCCTTTATCCGTAGAATGATAGGCAATCAAGATGCTATCGGTAGTTTTAATAGTGATCTTATTAAATTTATTACGCTTGTATTGCTTCCACTCTCATGTATCATCAATTTGTTATTGATGCATAATGGCGTTATACAGACGTTCAGTAAAAATATTCAATTTGAGACAATAGACCATAAAATACAGGCGCTCGCCTTTGGACCTGTTGCATCGCTAGAAAGCATTAAACACCTTGGTACAAATGGGGGCGGATTTTTTGGCGCAAATTCATCAATGCCATTTGAAAATCCAACATTAATGACGAATATGCTTGAAATGATGTCAATGATGATGATACCAGGCGCTGTATTTGTTCTTTTCGGCATTGTGTTATTTAAAAAGCACTTGCCTTCAAAAAAACAGGCATTCTATTTTATCGGTTTATTATTAGCGATTTTCACATTGTTCTTTATCGTACATGTATCTGCGGAACATATGGGAAATCCACACATTCCTGGTGCCAATATGGAAGGCAAAGAAACCCGTTTTGGTATCACCCAAAGCGCCCTTTTCACATCAGTGACGACAAGCTTTACGACTGGAACAGTAGACGCGATGCATGACTCGCTCACTGCATTAGGCGGCATGGTACCGTTAATTTTAATGATGATTAATGCGGTTTTTGGTGGTTCAGGGGTCGGTTTTTTAAACTTTATGACTTATGTGTTATTAACCCTATTTATCGCAGGGCTTATGATTGGACGAACACCACAACTCTTTGGAAAACGTATGGAAAGTAAAGAAATGACATTAGTCTCAATCATTCTTATTATCCATCCACTGATTGTGCTCGTTTTTTCAAGTATTGCATTAAGCTTTCCAGATGCGATGGCAGCTATCACGAACCCTAGTGAACATGGTATTTCTCAAATACTTTATGAATACACTTCTGCTAGTGCGAACAATGGCTCAGGCTTTGAAGGATTAAAAGACAATACAACATTTTGGAACATCACTACTGGACTCGCCATGTTTCTCGGCCGTTACCCAGCGATGATTTTACAACTCTTTATCGCATCATTACTTGTACGTAAACCATTACAAAACACTGCTAATGAAATGGCGATTGATACACCAATATTTAACGTACTCCTTGTCGTAATTATACTTACAATCAGTGCGCTTACTTTCTTACCAGGACTTGTACTCGGCCCTATCGGTGAGTACCTTACTTCTTAA
- a CDS encoding potassium-transporting ATPase subunit F — protein sequence MLLLLIILCIFIYLIHVLIFPERY from the coding sequence ATGTTACTACTACTCATCATTTTATGTATCTTCATCTATCTCATTCACGTTTTGATTTTTCCCGAAAGATACTAA
- a CDS encoding sensor histidine kinase gives MKGKLKIYIGYAAGVGKTYRMLRDAHDLIDKGIDVRIGYVEPHQRPATTALTHAIDAFPLKTIHYNQHTFHEPDIDAIIEAQPDVVLIDELAHHNAPGSRHDKRYQDVEELLQSGINVYTTLNIQHIESLYHIIHHFTKVEISERVPDRIIKQADSFEFVDIEPIDLQARMKEGKIYQESQAQRALDSFFQLDHLIQLRELALRELANFIDAKMAEVGLDNEEQVIAVGISPYAQNMKVIRHAARLAQAFKCNLTGIYIESRALETEEIRQLDMNRKLLESLGGRFISLYGEESEQLGEWCTANRVSKVVLGRPVKTHIFQRYDIISDFNTRYPNIDVYIIPSAGKKKETQPLFTSWLQFQTVDLMKLILIMTICTVISLVMYEYNLNESNTITIYMLGVILSALWIRSKLNVLLSSISAVLMFNYFFTTPRFSFEAYREDYPTTFTVMFICGMIMSTVVRKVTEQTKVAKEKTYRTEVLLETNKLLIQSVDEQAVIKTMTQQFSKLTQENVMIISADQTQTLPKLEAHLKWVVYHQQEAGYSTETFPGLAYYLLPVNQQECTHIIVIPASEQLAFEKEIILSMAIDMTNTLEKINLYKKNKQQEKEKEREKARSTFLKSISHDIRTPLTAMIGNLDVLEGGMNAQQKPILKSIKEDATWLNNMVNNILTVTKIDHDDDNAHHQIIVLSEVIYTAYQLTVKRAGIRTIHIEEPDEILLVKIDEKMMTQVLINLVENAIKYTPEDAVITIRCRQEQESAVIEVQDNGYGVDEAMQERIFDQYYTSDNTSDRSRKGLGLGLYLCQMILKRHDSSLYIKKNEPNGAIFGFKLPLEKVIN, from the coding sequence ATGAAGGGCAAACTGAAGATTTATATAGGTTATGCGGCAGGCGTCGGGAAAACGTATCGCATGTTAAGAGATGCACATGATCTTATCGACAAAGGGATTGATGTGCGTATTGGTTATGTTGAGCCGCATCAGAGACCGGCGACGACAGCGTTGACCCACGCGATTGATGCGTTTCCACTTAAAACGATACATTATAATCAACATACATTTCATGAGCCCGATATTGATGCGATTATTGAAGCGCAACCGGACGTCGTCTTAATTGATGAATTAGCCCATCATAATGCGCCAGGAAGTCGTCACGATAAACGTTATCAAGACGTAGAAGAATTGTTACAATCAGGCATTAATGTTTATACGACGTTGAACATTCAACATATTGAATCGTTGTATCATATTATTCATCATTTTACGAAAGTGGAAATCAGTGAACGTGTGCCTGACAGAATCATTAAACAAGCGGATTCGTTTGAGTTTGTAGATATTGAACCTATAGATTTACAAGCACGTATGAAAGAAGGAAAAATCTACCAAGAATCACAGGCACAACGTGCGTTAGATAGCTTTTTTCAGTTAGATCATCTTATCCAACTTCGAGAACTTGCTTTAAGGGAACTTGCCAATTTCATTGATGCTAAAATGGCGGAAGTCGGTCTAGATAATGAAGAGCAAGTAATCGCAGTAGGTATTTCGCCATATGCGCAAAATATGAAGGTCATTCGTCATGCTGCGAGACTCGCACAAGCTTTTAAATGTAATCTCACGGGGATTTATATTGAAAGTAGAGCACTTGAAACAGAAGAAATTAGACAATTGGATATGAACCGTAAGTTACTAGAGTCATTAGGAGGCCGCTTTATTAGCCTTTATGGTGAAGAAAGTGAACAGCTTGGGGAATGGTGTACGGCGAATAGAGTAAGTAAAGTCGTGCTAGGACGTCCAGTTAAGACGCATATTTTTCAACGTTATGACATTATTTCAGACTTCAATACACGCTATCCTAATATCGACGTCTACATTATTCCAAGTGCTGGTAAAAAGAAAGAGACGCAACCGTTATTTACGTCGTGGCTCCAATTTCAAACGGTCGACTTGATGAAATTAATTTTAATAATGACGATCTGTACCGTCATCAGTTTAGTCATGTATGAATATAACCTCAATGAGTCTAATACGATAACCATTTACATGCTCGGTGTCATTCTGTCAGCATTATGGATACGTTCGAAATTAAATGTGCTACTGTCCTCCATAAGTGCGGTCTTGATGTTCAATTACTTTTTTACGACACCACGCTTTTCATTTGAAGCCTACCGGGAAGACTACCCTACGACGTTTACGGTTATGTTTATATGCGGCATGATTATGAGTACCGTAGTGCGTAAAGTGACAGAACAAACTAAAGTAGCGAAAGAAAAAACATATCGGACAGAAGTATTATTAGAAACCAATAAATTGCTTATACAAAGTGTTGATGAACAAGCCGTAATAAAGACGATGACGCAACAATTTTCTAAACTAACACAAGAGAATGTCATGATTATCTCTGCGGATCAAACGCAGACGTTACCAAAATTAGAAGCGCATTTGAAATGGGTCGTATATCATCAACAAGAAGCGGGTTACTCGACGGAAACTTTTCCGGGTTTAGCGTATTATTTACTACCGGTGAACCAACAAGAATGTACCCATATCATCGTCATTCCAGCATCTGAGCAATTAGCGTTTGAGAAAGAAATCATTTTATCTATGGCCATTGATATGACGAATACACTTGAAAAAATCAATTTATACAAAAAGAATAAACAACAAGAAAAAGAGAAGGAACGTGAAAAAGCGAGAAGTACATTTTTAAAGTCGATTTCGCACGATATACGTACGCCATTGACGGCGATGATTGGCAATCTCGACGTGCTTGAAGGGGGTATGAATGCCCAACAAAAGCCTATTTTAAAAAGTATTAAAGAGGATGCGACTTGGCTTAATAATATGGTTAATAATATACTAACAGTGACTAAAATAGATCATGATGATGACAATGCGCATCATCAAATTATCGTGTTGTCCGAAGTGATTTATACCGCTTATCAACTCACTGTAAAAAGAGCAGGTATACGAACCATTCATATTGAAGAACCTGACGAAATTTTATTAGTCAAAATAGACGAAAAAATGATGACACAGGTACTTATTAATTTAGTCGAAAATGCGATTAAGTATACGCCTGAAGATGCGGTCATTACGATTCGTTGCCGTCAAGAACAGGAAAGTGCTGTCATTGAAGTACAAGACAATGGTTATGGGGTAGATGAAGCAATGCAAGAACGTATCTTTGACCAATATTATACGAGTGATAATACGTCAGATCGCTCTCGTAAAGGATTGGGACTTGGATTGTATTTATGCCAAATGATTCTTAAACGGCATGATTCTAGTCTCTATATTAAGAAAAACGAGCCTAATGGCGCAATCTTTGGATTTAAACTCCCGTTAGAGAAGGTGATAAATTGA
- a CDS encoding response regulator transcription factor, whose translation MKTQLLIVEDDPSVQHLLKRLFEQNDYRVHLASDGKDALFQFNNVLPDIMILDLGLPDMEGLCIIQKVKKSYKTPILVLSAREDAEEKVICLDHGADDYVTKPFNSEELLARVRVLKRKYTDCMNPSNIYTNGDLVIDYNSHTVAIEGKEIHLTPIEYKLLVLLSEHTGKVLTYKFILKAVWGQVLESDLPSLRVFMTTLRKKIEHDPKNPHYIRTHLSVGYQMMKQDHEAQDT comes from the coding sequence TTGAAAACGCAATTGTTAATTGTAGAAGACGACCCTTCTGTACAACATTTGCTTAAACGGCTATTTGAACAAAACGACTATCGGGTACATCTTGCCAGCGATGGTAAAGATGCATTGTTTCAATTTAATAATGTGTTGCCTGATATTATGATTCTTGATTTAGGATTACCAGATATGGAAGGGCTTTGTATTATTCAAAAAGTAAAAAAATCATACAAGACGCCAATACTTGTGCTGAGTGCAAGAGAAGATGCTGAAGAAAAAGTGATATGTTTAGATCATGGCGCAGACGATTATGTTACAAAACCGTTTAATTCGGAGGAATTGTTGGCGCGTGTACGTGTACTTAAAAGAAAATATACAGATTGCATGAATCCATCTAACATTTATACGAATGGCGATTTAGTCATTGATTATAATAGCCATACCGTTGCGATTGAGGGTAAAGAGATACACTTAACTCCAATCGAATACAAATTACTCGTCTTGCTTTCAGAGCATACAGGTAAAGTGTTGACGTATAAATTTATTTTAAAAGCGGTGTGGGGGCAAGTATTAGAATCTGATTTACCGTCATTGCGAGTTTTTATGACTACTTTACGTAAAAAAATTGAACATGACCCTAAAAATCCACACTATATACGGACGCACCTTTCCGTAGGTTACCAAATGATGAAACAAGACCATGAAGCACAAGATACTTAA
- a CDS encoding FecCD family ABC transporter permease, giving the protein MNATINKRDSIRLIFAVISLILLSLLSLMLGSTFITPESLFTYIMNPMESADQFTIEVLRLPRILLAIVAGASLGVSGLLLQNVLKNPIASPDIIGVTGGATFGAVAFIAFVSGISIHFLPVFTLIGSALAMIILMSFQTRGNIQPTTLIIIGIALQTLLMALVHGMLVMTNQLSASKAYTWIVGSLSGATFTDSLIICAFILLMLPLLFIIIPRLNIATMTDDVATGLGLNVNQTKQLEMIVTTVLTAAAISFVGNIGFVGLIAPHIAKTLIKGSYFKKLLMSALVGAASLVIADLIGRVAFLPKEVPAGVFIAAFGAPFFIYLLLTVKKL; this is encoded by the coding sequence ATGAATGCTACGATTAACAAACGAGACAGTATCCGTTTAATTTTTGCCGTCATAAGCTTAATACTCCTTTCACTTTTAAGCTTAATGCTCGGATCAACCTTTATCACACCAGAAAGTTTATTCACGTATATCATGAACCCAATGGAAAGTGCAGACCAATTTACAATAGAAGTTTTAAGACTGCCACGTATCCTCCTTGCAATCGTCGCAGGCGCTTCCCTTGGCGTGAGTGGCTTACTTTTACAAAATGTACTGAAAAATCCTATCGCATCACCTGATATTATCGGTGTCACGGGCGGAGCGACGTTCGGTGCCGTAGCATTTATCGCTTTTGTAAGTGGCATTAGCATACATTTCTTGCCCGTATTTACATTGATTGGTTCAGCGCTTGCTATGATCATCTTGATGTCTTTTCAAACACGTGGCAATATACAACCGACAACGTTAATTATTATCGGGATTGCGCTACAAACCTTATTAATGGCACTCGTTCACGGGATGCTCGTAATGACCAATCAACTGTCCGCTTCTAAAGCGTATACGTGGATTGTAGGTAGTTTGTCAGGTGCCACGTTTACAGATAGTCTTATTATTTGTGCGTTCATCTTACTCATGTTGCCATTGTTGTTTATTATTATTCCAAGATTGAATATCGCAACGATGACAGACGATGTCGCTACAGGCCTCGGGCTCAACGTTAATCAGACGAAACAATTGGAAATGATTGTGACGACAGTATTAACCGCAGCAGCGATTAGTTTTGTCGGTAATATCGGATTCGTTGGTCTTATCGCACCTCATATCGCGAAAACATTGATTAAAGGCAGTTACTTCAAAAAGCTGTTGATGTCTGCCCTCGTCGGCGCTGCCTCATTAGTGATTGCCGATCTTATCGGTCGCGTTGCTTTCTTACCAAAAGAAGTGCCTGCGGGTGTCTTCATCGCGGCATTCGGCGCCCCATTCTTTATTTACTTATTGCTTACAGTGAAAAAATTATAA
- a CDS encoding FecCD family ABC transporter permease gives MLLKPRYQLMLAGLCLIVVTILSLIIGNTLVSLNELVQALFHFNAHNDIHILLAESRGSRTGTALLTGAALSVAGLLMQVLTRNPIASPGLFGVNAGAIFFVIVGLTFFSIGSFEALIIISFIGAILVTCIVIALGMFKQAQFSPNRVILAGAAISALFSAFTQGILIMDERNLQGFLFWLGGSVAVRNLWEVPWVIPIVIAFIVLAFLMSSHINILMTSDEIATGLGQNVKLTKGLIILIISALAGVSVAIAGAIMFVGLIVPNIIKKWLPPNYKYLIPMTAMCGAILMLVSDIIARIIIQPLELPIGVITAVIGSVTLIAIIKKGIQRL, from the coding sequence ATGTTACTTAAACCGCGCTATCAATTGATGCTTGCCGGTTTATGTCTTATCGTTGTAACAATATTAAGCTTAATAATTGGAAATACGCTTGTATCACTCAATGAGTTGGTACAAGCGTTATTCCACTTTAACGCTCATAACGATATACATATTCTGCTTGCTGAATCTAGAGGATCACGTACAGGCACTGCGCTTCTTACCGGTGCGGCTTTATCCGTTGCAGGATTGTTAATGCAAGTTTTAACGAGAAACCCTATCGCCTCCCCCGGTTTGTTCGGAGTGAATGCAGGGGCCATCTTCTTCGTTATTGTCGGCTTAACTTTCTTTAGCATCGGTTCGTTCGAAGCATTGATTATCATTTCGTTTATTGGTGCGATACTCGTCACATGTATCGTTATCGCACTGGGGATGTTTAAACAAGCACAGTTTTCACCGAATCGTGTCATCTTAGCTGGGGCTGCCATTTCAGCACTATTCAGCGCCTTCACACAAGGCATTTTAATTATGGATGAACGTAATTTACAAGGCTTTCTATTTTGGCTTGGAGGGTCTGTTGCCGTACGCAACTTATGGGAAGTCCCTTGGGTCATTCCTATCGTTATCGCTTTTATCGTACTTGCCTTTTTAATGTCGTCGCACATAAATATTTTAATGACAAGTGACGAAATCGCAACCGGACTCGGCCAAAATGTTAAATTGACAAAAGGCCTCATCATTTTAATCATTAGCGCACTTGCAGGTGTTTCCGTCGCTATTGCCGGCGCGATCATGTTTGTCGGGCTTATTGTGCCGAACATTATCAAAAAATGGTTGCCGCCGAATTATAAATATTTAATACCGATGACCGCCATGTGTGGTGCCATTTTAATGCTTGTCTCGGATATTATCGCAAGAATTATTATTCAACCACTCGAATTACCGATTGGGGTTATTACTGCTGTTATAGGTTCTGTGACATTAATCGCTATTATTAAGAAAGGAATTCAACGCTTATGA
- a CDS encoding ABC transporter substrate-binding protein, with protein MKKLSKMLVIAVAMIFVLAACGNGSSSSSTKEDGKTIEVKHAMGTTKIKGTPKRVVTLYQGATDVSVALGVKPVGAVESWTQKPKYDYIKKDLKDTKIVGQEPSPNLEEISKLKPDLIVASKVRNEKQYEQLSKIAPTVTVGTVYKFKDTLDVMGKSLGKEKKANELKQNYENKVEQFKKDAKASLGDKWPMSASVVNFRPDHTRIYAGGFAGDILHDLGFKRPEAQQKEVDKGKDIIQLTSKESISMMNADHIFIFKSDTIPNDAKLAKKTKEEWTSSEQWKNLDAVKNGHVSEDIDEITWNMAGGYTSSIKLIDDLYKKLDIKKQS; from the coding sequence ATGAAAAAACTATCTAAAATGTTAGTCATTGCAGTCGCAATGATTTTTGTTCTGGCAGCCTGTGGGAATGGGAGTTCCTCTTCAAGTACTAAAGAAGATGGCAAAACAATCGAAGTCAAACACGCAATGGGTACGACTAAAATAAAAGGTACACCTAAACGCGTTGTAACACTGTATCAAGGTGCAACAGATGTTTCTGTAGCGCTCGGTGTAAAACCTGTCGGTGCGGTAGAATCTTGGACACAAAAACCAAAATATGATTACATAAAGAAAGACCTAAAAGATACTAAAATTGTAGGTCAAGAACCTTCACCAAATTTAGAAGAAATTTCTAAATTAAAACCAGATTTAATCGTTGCTTCTAAAGTTCGTAACGAAAAGCAATACGAACAACTTTCTAAAATTGCACCAACTGTAACTGTAGGTACGGTTTATAAATTTAAAGATACATTAGACGTAATGGGTAAATCTTTAGGTAAAGAGAAAAAAGCAAACGAATTAAAACAAAACTATGAAAATAAAGTAGAACAATTCAAGAAAGATGCGAAAGCGTCACTTGGAGACAAATGGCCAATGAGTGCTTCAGTCGTGAACTTCCGTCCTGACCACACACGTATTTACGCAGGTGGATTTGCAGGAGATATCCTTCATGACTTAGGCTTCAAACGTCCAGAAGCACAACAAAAAGAAGTCGATAAAGGTAAAGACATCATTCAATTAACATCAAAAGAAAGCATTTCTATGATGAATGCTGATCACATCTTCATCTTTAAATCTGATACGATTCCAAACGATGCTAAATTAGCGAAGAAAACAAAAGAAGAATGGACATCTAGCGAACAATGGAAAAACCTAGACGCCGTTAAAAATGGTCACGTATCAGAAGACATCGATGAAATTACGTGGAACATGGCTGGTGGTTACACATCATCTATCAAACTTATCGATGACTTATATAAAAAATTAGACATTAAGAAACAATCTTAA
- the sbnA gene encoding 2,3-diaminopropionate biosynthesis protein SbnA: MIQKERKCHDSILSCVGNTPMVQLSSLFPNHKVYAKLEYMNPGGSMKDRPAKYIIERGLEQGDITPETHLIESTSGNLGIALAMIAKIKGLKLTCVVDPKISETNLKIIKSYGANVDMVQQADENGGYLMTRIERVHQLLKETDNAYWINQYANELNWQAHYHGAGTEIVETIEGAIDYFVAPVSTTGSIMGMSRKIKEHHPNAKIIAVDAKGSVIFGDAPTNRELPGIGASRVPEILNPSEIDDVIHIDDYRSALGCHELVAKEGIFAGGSTGSIVAAIQQLVETVGHDKTIVTILPDRGDRYLELVYSDEWLQQLQNKNETDTVLNSI, encoded by the coding sequence ATGATACAAAAAGAACGGAAATGTCATGATTCGATATTGTCTTGTGTTGGCAACACACCGATGGTTCAACTGTCATCACTTTTTCCGAATCATAAGGTGTATGCCAAGTTAGAATACATGAACCCTGGCGGTAGTATGAAAGATCGGCCAGCAAAATACATTATTGAGCGTGGTTTAGAACAAGGCGATATTACACCAGAAACACATTTAATTGAGAGTACGTCCGGAAATCTTGGGATTGCCCTTGCGATGATTGCCAAAATCAAAGGGCTAAAACTGACATGTGTCGTTGACCCGAAAATTTCTGAAACGAATTTGAAAATTATTAAAAGTTATGGTGCGAATGTTGATATGGTCCAACAAGCCGATGAAAATGGGGGCTATTTAATGACACGTATTGAACGTGTGCATCAGTTGTTAAAAGAAACTGACAATGCATACTGGATTAACCAATACGCAAATGAATTAAATTGGCAAGCACATTATCACGGTGCGGGGACTGAAATTGTCGAAACGATTGAAGGTGCGATTGATTACTTTGTTGCACCAGTGAGTACGACTGGTAGCATCATGGGGATGAGTCGCAAGATTAAGGAACATCATCCGAATGCTAAGATTATCGCTGTCGATGCGAAAGGGTCTGTCATTTTTGGGGATGCACCGACAAATCGTGAATTGCCAGGTATTGGTGCGAGTCGAGTTCCAGAAATATTAAATCCATCAGAAATTGATGATGTGATACATATTGACGACTATCGTTCCGCACTAGGTTGTCATGAGTTGGTGGCAAAAGAAGGCATTTTTGCGGGCGGTTCAACAGGGTCTATCGTTGCTGCAATTCAGCAACTTGTAGAGACAGTCGGTCACGATAAAACGATTGTCACGATACTACCAGACCGAGGTGACCGCTATTTAGAGCTCGTTTATTCGGATGAATGGTTGCAACAGTTACAAAATAAAAATGAGACGGATACCGTGCTCAATTCTATATAA
- the sbnB gene encoding 2,3-diaminopropionate biosynthesis protein SbnB yields MNYELLYLNRTDIEQAGGAHSSVYVDALTEALKAHAEQKFVQPLKPYLRANGKDGHIADRIIAMPSYIGLEDPVSGIKWIGSKHDNPSKRQMERASGVIILNDPETNYPIAVMEASLISSMRTAAVSVIAAQHLAKKGFTDLTIIGCGLIGDRQLQSMLEQFDHIKNVYVFDQFESASAAFVERWKAARSDLNFVQAQTAKEAITQGDVVITCTVTDQPYIEYDWLKKGAFVSNISIMDVKKEVFLKADKVLVDDWSQANREKKTINQLVLEGRFSRDDLHAELGQLLTGEKPGRENDDEIILLNPMGMAIEDISSAYYIYKAAKAQNIGTSLSLY; encoded by the coding sequence ATGAACTATGAATTATTGTATTTAAATAGAACGGATATTGAACAAGCAGGAGGTGCACATTCAAGCGTATACGTTGATGCTTTAACAGAAGCGTTAAAAGCACATGCGGAACAGAAATTTGTTCAACCTTTAAAACCTTACCTTCGTGCAAATGGTAAAGACGGCCATATCGCAGACCGTATTATTGCGATGCCAAGTTATATCGGTCTTGAAGACCCAGTATCTGGTATTAAATGGATTGGTAGTAAGCATGACAACCCATCAAAACGTCAAATGGAGCGTGCAAGTGGGGTTATCATTTTAAACGATCCTGAAACGAACTATCCAATCGCAGTTATGGAAGCAAGTTTGATTAGTAGTATGAGAACGGCAGCGGTATCAGTGATAGCAGCACAACATCTAGCGAAAAAAGGTTTTACTGATTTAACGATTATTGGTTGTGGCTTAATCGGTGACCGTCAACTTCAAAGCATGCTAGAACAATTTGATCACATTAAAAATGTTTACGTGTTTGACCAATTTGAATCTGCAAGTGCCGCATTTGTTGAAAGATGGAAAGCAGCGCGCTCAGATCTTAACTTTGTACAAGCGCAAACTGCAAAAGAGGCGATTACACAAGGTGACGTCGTGATTACATGTACAGTAACGGATCAACCGTATATCGAATATGACTGGTTGAAAAAAGGTGCCTTCGTGAGCAACATTTCAATTATGGATGTGAAAAAAGAAGTCTTCCTTAAAGCGGACAAAGTACTTGTAGACGACTGGTCTCAAGCTAACCGTGAGAAGAAAACGATTAACCAACTTGTATTAGAAGGACGCTTCTCTAGAGACGATTTACACGCTGAATTAGGTCAATTACTGACTGGTGAAAAGCCGGGGCGTGAAAACGACGACGAAATTATTTTACTTAACCCAATGGGTATGGCGATTGAAGACATTTCAAGTGCTTATTACATTTATAAAGCAGCGAAAGCACAAAACATCGGTACGTCACTGAGTCTTTATTAA